In one Deltaproteobacteria bacterium genomic region, the following are encoded:
- the pgsA gene encoding CDP-diacylglycerol--glycerol-3-phosphate 3-phosphatidyltransferase, with the protein MPRGAFYNVPNVISIARVLLVPVIVLLLMSIHPEDASQTAWNVAASFYAALLFGVGAVSDIVDGFLARRHQQITIFGKLFDPLADKLLTFGALVMLIPLHRMSAWVVVLLLAREIGVTTLRSIASGEGMVITAGKWGKMKNAFNNCGVPFIMLYYPHFGVEWYYAGWILFLISVVLALVSGYQYGQIFFQELTARGAKG; encoded by the coding sequence ATGCCGCGTGGCGCCTTTTATAATGTGCCCAATGTCATCAGCATTGCACGGGTCCTGCTCGTGCCGGTGATTGTCCTGTTGCTGATGAGCATCCACCCCGAAGACGCGAGCCAGACGGCGTGGAACGTCGCGGCCAGTTTTTATGCCGCACTCCTGTTCGGCGTCGGCGCAGTGTCGGACATCGTCGACGGCTTCCTCGCACGGCGCCATCAACAAATCACGATCTTCGGCAAGCTCTTCGACCCACTCGCCGACAAGTTGCTGACGTTCGGCGCCCTCGTGATGCTGATCCCGCTCCACCGGATGAGCGCTTGGGTTGTGGTTTTGCTGTTGGCCCGCGAGATCGGTGTCACTACGTTGCGCAGCATTGCGAGCGGCGAAGGGATGGTGATCACGGCCGGGAAGTGGGGCAAGATGAAGAACGCGTTCAACAACTGCGGCGTCCCCTTCATCATGCTCTACTATCCGCATTTCGGTGTCGAATGGTACTACGCCGGCTGGATCTTATTCCTCATCTCGGTCGTACTCGCCCTCGTCTCCGGATACCAATACGGCCAGATCTTTTTCCAGGAATTGACAGCCCGGGGGGCAAAAGGGTAG
- the tsaE gene encoding tRNA (adenosine(37)-N6)-threonylcarbamoyltransferase complex ATPase subunit type 1 TsaE, with product MRHSVITRSSEATRALGAAVTRSLAPGAVVALNGPLGSGKTCFVQGVAAGLGVPAAVLVNSPTYVLLNIYPGRIPLYHFDWYRLDDAAALTGLDLEEYFDGAGITIVEWAEKFPDALPPRTHAITFTIGRGNTRRILLPPALQAVIE from the coding sequence ATGCGCCATTCCGTCATAACGCGCTCTTCAGAGGCCACGCGCGCGCTGGGTGCGGCGGTCACTCGCAGCTTGGCGCCGGGGGCGGTCGTCGCCCTTAACGGTCCGCTCGGGAGCGGCAAGACGTGTTTTGTGCAAGGCGTTGCTGCCGGGCTCGGCGTGCCGGCAGCCGTCCTCGTCAATTCGCCCACGTATGTCTTACTGAACATCTATCCGGGGAGGATTCCGCTGTATCACTTCGACTGGTATCGTCTCGATGACGCGGCGGCGTTAACCGGACTCGACCTCGAAGAATATTTCGACGGCGCCGGGATCACGATCGTCGAGTGGGCCGAAAAATTTCCGGACGCGCTTCCACCCCGAACGCACGCCATTACGTTCACGATCGGCCGCGGCAACACCCGCCGCATCTTGTTGCCGCCCGCACTTCAAGCCGTGATCGAATGA
- a CDS encoding phosphorylase, with translation MFRRRRHAWRPADGAAQEPIRSEIFSQARLEAHAESLAAAQSVTADPIRGQEIAPRLAENRRVLETAYDLLLEAVAAQRAVTPAAEWLIDNFHVVRAQLKDIHDHLPAHFYRELPKLADGPLQGFPRVYGITWAFVAHTDSRFDPDLLKHFLLAYQRVQSLTIGELWAVAITLRAVLIENLRRHAVLIVDAQLARKEADRLADEVLGLGATPARPIAQLIVALEQIHFSRAFAVQLLQRLRFQDAAIDPLLEWLYTRLSQDGLVADEVVSAEHNSQTAANETVRNIMTSARLISVFDWQTFFEAVSLVEAVLRTHPGYCRMDFTSRDRYRHGLEELARFAPLSELAVARLVMAKVAAAQQALDTGAPASALQIRATDPGYYLISAGRVPLECEIGGTPRWSQRAIRWLRGHAGPLFIGSIVTLTVGLVAIAALLGPLAGPLWLLSLLSLLPASEISVAVTNRLVAALMGPRYLPRLNLEAGIPAALKTCVVVPTFLMTREQITAQVEQLETYYLANPDEHLRFALLTDWTDAPVEHTTADELLLHHAIATVQQLNARFGPTASSEDRFYLFHRRRRFNPQQGQWMGWERKRGKLHEFNRLLQGARDTSHLPTDGATLAVPSAVRYVITLDADTKLPRGAAAHLIGTLAHPLNQAHVDPHTHRVTHGYGILQPRITPSLPATAESTIFQRISAGPSGIDPYASAISDVYQDLFDEGSYTGKGIYEVATFEAVLAHRAPENALLSHDLFEGNFVRCGFVSDIEFFEDFPSHAGVAAQRTHRWVRGDWQLLPWLVGPRGRAIPLIGRWKMWDNLRRSLVPPATLAFIVLALMLPQIHVARWLVMALSSLFVPAILVFLTDIVPTHRIPSLWHHFLGTSRDFALGIERSLLNLILLPYHASVAIDAIGRTLFRLIISRRNLLEWRTAAQTQSTAGLSATSFWIGMRGALLWTACAAAAILWGQHAEPSVTLYCAVVLLLLWGASPAIAHWLSSPPTVRPLVPVQPEDIQLLTTAARRIWRFFTTFVTAEEHFLPPDNFQEDPQPVVAHRSSPTNFGLYLLSVVAARDFGWIGTMEMAERLHNTLKSLLALPKYQGHFFNWYDTLSAQPLEPKYISSVDNGNLAGHLIAVAQGCLERLAAPVQLATVPDGIRATLSLVQDAAAHGGAHISDQQRGASDLTQQLDTLGQQLMTPPRGGNQLGYWHALLTQSRAVVASAKQMAAATADDHNRELVAWTRALKNDIDSAARDVVTLLAWTEDIADTSATPESSDDSSRRHTLHAALATPVALRDLPAHCESVIEMLLHWRRSNQSTQRLVPPFLEPLLETLEHTIVNARETIRLLTDAHQFCHRLFREMDFAMLYDPVRKLFSIGLRVGDHTLDAGYYDLLASEARLTSFIAIAKGDVPVAHWFRLGRTLTAVHHGAALVSWSGSMFEYLMPSLVMQTPRGSLLEQTCAIVVRTQIDYGDSHHVPWGISESAYHKRDAHLTYQYSNFGIPALGLKRGLGADLVVAPYATFLAALFDAGAAAANLRRLERKGASGPYGFYEALDFTAARLPPDQPFAVIKAYMAHHQGMALVALANVFGDGAMQRRFHADPLIQATELLLQERTPRNVGTIQPNNESFQLAIVRDSASPVVRIYHRPNSPIPYTQLLSDGQYSVMVTSAGSGFSRYNELALTRWREDVTQDHWGSYCYLKDTDSGRVWSATYQPTGVVADQYEVHFTEDRARFSREDDGIVCALEIYISPEDSAEIRQLTLTNTGSDTRTIEVTSYAEIVLNTQAADVAHPAFSNLFVQTEFVPALNALVATRRPRTADAATPWMAQVLLDDARVCSPTTYETDRARFLGRSRSARDPQAVYDNQPLTNTVGAVLDPIFSLRTTVRLEPGVPVHLTWSTCVAPTREELLDRAEKFRDPATFERLTNLAWTQAQVKLHYLNIEPVEAHQFQRLATRLLYSDMSLRPSSDVLKRNTKDVTGLWAHSISGDLPIVLLRIDDIEERNIVRQLLKAQEYLATKRLSVDLVILNEKAHSYSQELHNALEAMVHSSRGVGHSPLPQSLGKVFLLRADLLPAADLDLLSAAARATFSSHLGSLTEQVTRMRQVIPTPPTRHQRRLPVRTGTTLPLPTLEFFNGLGGFTADGREYVIVLTGRDTTPAPWINVLANEHFGFQVSESGSGYTWSGNSRENQLTPWSNDPVCDPSGETFYLRDRDSGALWSPTAHPIRLPDTVYLARHGQGYSRFELQAHGIHSELTQFVAGDAPAKVSQLCLTNHSSKTRRLTITAYVEWVLGFSRATMAPSTITAYDESLDAVVAHNVRSREYGERIAWFTLLHQPFSYTGDRTEFIGRNGTLREPVGLFHTDGLSGQVGAGLDPCAALQTDIELAPGATLQLCFVLGQAEDRAAAHVALTALRSRDAGEILQQVVASWDQLLGAVQIDTPDRALNFMMNRWWLYQTLVCRVWARSAFYQAGGAFGFRDQLQDVMALTLARPELARNQIVRAAGRQFIAGDVQHWWHPPTGCGVRTHFSDDLLWLPYVTAHYVAVTGDTAVLDTDIAFLDAPPLPREQEDAYGTPTVSAHTASLYEHCALTLDRSLTVGRHGLPLMGGGDWNDGMNRVGHQGQGESVWLAWFLYANLTQFATLAAQRGDSERATRWRMHAAQLQHAVEAKGWDGAWYRRAFYDDGTPLGTASDHECRIDSLAQTWAVISGAADQAHAAQAIDSLEQMLHRPADQLALLFTPPFDTTPRDPGYIKGYLPGVRENGGQYTHAAAWSVIALAQLGRGDRAVELLSWLNPVHHALTRAAAERYTIEPYVLAGDVYSEPPHTGRGGWSWYTGAAGWMYRATLEYVLGFRVHGNTLCLAPCRTTVWPQCTITYRHGTATYTIHLTHAPAAANATPHTTLDGQPVAHPHHIPLQDDGRAHTIHCVLAGPSELP, from the coding sequence ATGTTCCGGAGGCGGCGCCACGCGTGGCGCCCGGCCGACGGCGCGGCGCAGGAACCGATTCGTTCGGAAATTTTTTCGCAGGCGCGGTTGGAAGCCCACGCCGAAAGTCTGGCCGCCGCCCAATCGGTCACCGCCGATCCCATTCGGGGACAGGAGATCGCGCCGCGGCTCGCCGAGAATCGCCGGGTGCTGGAGACCGCCTACGATCTCCTGCTGGAGGCCGTCGCCGCGCAACGCGCCGTCACACCGGCGGCTGAATGGCTCATCGATAATTTTCATGTGGTCCGGGCCCAGCTCAAGGATATTCACGACCATCTCCCCGCGCATTTTTACCGCGAACTCCCCAAGCTCGCCGATGGACCGCTGCAGGGATTTCCGCGCGTCTACGGCATCACGTGGGCCTTTGTCGCCCACACCGATAGCCGGTTCGATCCGGACCTCCTCAAACATTTTCTCCTCGCCTACCAGCGCGTGCAATCGCTCACCATCGGCGAGCTCTGGGCCGTGGCGATCACACTACGCGCGGTCTTGATCGAAAATCTGCGCCGCCACGCCGTCCTGATCGTCGACGCCCAGCTCGCGCGCAAAGAGGCCGACCGGTTGGCCGACGAGGTGTTAGGACTGGGTGCCACGCCTGCGCGGCCCATCGCGCAGCTCATTGTCGCCCTGGAGCAGATCCATTTTTCGCGCGCCTTCGCGGTGCAACTGCTGCAACGGCTCCGCTTTCAAGACGCCGCGATCGATCCGCTGCTCGAGTGGCTCTACACCCGCCTCAGTCAGGACGGCCTCGTCGCCGATGAAGTGGTCTCGGCCGAACATAACAGTCAGACCGCCGCGAATGAAACGGTGCGCAATATTATGACCAGCGCGCGGCTCATCTCGGTCTTCGATTGGCAGACGTTTTTTGAAGCAGTCAGTCTCGTCGAGGCGGTGCTGCGCACCCATCCCGGCTACTGCCGAATGGATTTTACCTCGCGCGATCGCTATCGCCATGGGCTGGAAGAGTTGGCGCGTTTTGCGCCGCTCTCCGAACTGGCGGTTGCGCGTTTGGTGATGGCCAAGGTCGCGGCCGCACAGCAGGCGTTGGACACCGGCGCGCCTGCGTCAGCGCTGCAGATCCGCGCCACCGATCCGGGCTATTATCTGATTTCGGCCGGGCGCGTCCCGCTGGAGTGCGAAATCGGCGGGACGCCCCGTTGGTCACAACGCGCGATTCGTTGGCTGCGCGGCCATGCCGGGCCGCTCTTTATCGGTTCGATTGTGACACTGACCGTCGGTCTCGTCGCCATCGCTGCGCTGCTGGGGCCACTCGCCGGACCACTGTGGCTGTTGAGTCTGCTCTCGCTGTTGCCCGCGTCCGAGATCAGTGTCGCCGTCACCAATCGGCTGGTGGCCGCCCTGATGGGGCCGCGCTATCTTCCCCGATTAAATCTGGAAGCAGGGATCCCAGCAGCGCTGAAGACGTGTGTCGTCGTGCCGACCTTTCTGATGACCCGAGAACAAATCACCGCGCAAGTCGAACAACTCGAGACCTATTACCTGGCCAATCCCGACGAACACCTCCGTTTTGCGCTGCTCACGGATTGGACCGATGCACCGGTGGAACACACCACAGCGGATGAACTGCTGTTGCACCACGCCATCGCCACCGTGCAGCAACTCAACGCCCGATTCGGACCGACCGCGTCCTCCGAAGATCGATTTTATCTGTTCCATCGACGTCGCCGCTTCAATCCGCAGCAGGGCCAATGGATGGGATGGGAACGAAAACGCGGCAAACTGCACGAGTTCAACCGCCTCTTACAGGGCGCCCGTGACACCTCGCATCTGCCGACCGACGGGGCAACCCTCGCTGTCCCCTCTGCGGTGCGCTATGTGATCACCCTCGACGCCGACACGAAACTCCCGCGCGGTGCGGCGGCGCATTTGATCGGGACGTTGGCGCACCCGCTGAATCAAGCGCACGTCGATCCGCACACCCACCGGGTCACCCACGGTTATGGCATTTTGCAGCCGCGTATCACGCCTTCACTCCCCGCGACGGCAGAAAGTACGATCTTCCAACGCATCTCCGCCGGGCCGTCGGGCATCGATCCCTATGCGTCGGCGATTTCCGATGTGTACCAAGATCTCTTCGACGAAGGCTCGTACACCGGCAAAGGCATTTACGAGGTCGCGACGTTTGAAGCGGTGTTGGCCCATCGTGCCCCGGAGAATGCGCTGCTGAGTCACGATCTCTTTGAAGGCAATTTCGTGCGCTGCGGATTTGTCAGCGACATCGAGTTCTTCGAAGATTTCCCGTCGCACGCGGGTGTGGCCGCGCAGCGCACACACCGTTGGGTGCGCGGCGACTGGCAACTGCTCCCTTGGCTGGTCGGCCCGCGCGGTCGCGCCATTCCGTTGATCGGCCGTTGGAAAATGTGGGACAACTTGCGGCGCTCGCTCGTTCCGCCGGCCACGTTGGCGTTCATCGTCCTGGCGTTGATGCTGCCGCAGATCCACGTCGCGCGCTGGTTGGTCATGGCCCTCAGCAGTCTCTTCGTCCCCGCGATTTTGGTCTTCCTCACCGACATCGTGCCCACCCATCGCATCCCGTCGCTGTGGCATCATTTCCTCGGCACGTCGCGCGATTTTGCGCTCGGGATCGAACGGTCGCTGCTGAATCTGATCTTGCTCCCCTATCATGCCTCGGTCGCGATCGACGCCATCGGACGCACGCTCTTTCGCCTCATCATCAGTCGCCGCAACCTGCTCGAGTGGCGGACGGCCGCACAAACGCAATCGACGGCCGGCCTGAGCGCCACCAGTTTCTGGATCGGGATGCGTGGCGCGCTGCTTTGGACTGCATGTGCCGCTGCGGCCATCCTCTGGGGCCAACACGCCGAACCATCCGTCACCTTATATTGCGCGGTCGTCTTATTACTCCTCTGGGGCGCCTCCCCGGCCATCGCACATTGGCTCAGCTCGCCGCCCACGGTGCGTCCGCTGGTGCCGGTGCAACCCGAGGATATTCAACTCTTGACCACGGCGGCCCGCCGCATCTGGCGCTTCTTCACCACCTTTGTGACCGCCGAAGAGCATTTTCTCCCCCCCGATAATTTTCAGGAGGATCCGCAACCGGTGGTCGCGCATCGCAGCTCCCCCACAAACTTCGGGCTCTACCTCCTGTCGGTGGTGGCCGCGCGCGATTTCGGTTGGATCGGCACCATGGAAATGGCCGAACGTCTGCACAACACGCTCAAGAGTCTACTGGCATTGCCAAAATATCAGGGGCACTTTTTCAATTGGTACGACACCCTGAGCGCCCAGCCACTCGAACCGAAATATATTTCGTCGGTCGACAACGGTAATTTGGCCGGTCATCTGATTGCGGTCGCCCAGGGATGCCTCGAACGACTGGCGGCGCCGGTGCAACTCGCGACAGTACCCGATGGGATTCGGGCCACGCTCTCTCTGGTGCAGGACGCGGCGGCGCACGGCGGCGCTCACATTTCGGACCAGCAGCGCGGCGCGTCTGACTTGACTCAGCAGCTGGACACGTTGGGCCAACAACTCATGACGCCGCCGCGCGGCGGCAATCAACTTGGCTACTGGCACGCGCTCCTCACCCAAAGCCGCGCGGTGGTGGCGTCGGCAAAACAGATGGCGGCAGCCACGGCGGACGACCACAACCGCGAACTCGTCGCCTGGACGCGCGCGCTAAAAAACGACATCGACAGTGCCGCCCGCGATGTCGTGACGTTGCTGGCGTGGACCGAAGACATTGCGGATACCAGCGCAACGCCGGAGTCTTCCGACGACTCATCACGCCGCCACACGCTGCATGCCGCTCTGGCCACGCCGGTCGCATTGCGCGATCTCCCCGCCCATTGTGAATCCGTCATCGAGATGCTGTTGCACTGGCGTCGCAGCAATCAATCGACCCAACGCCTCGTGCCGCCGTTTCTCGAACCGCTCTTGGAGACACTGGAACACACCATTGTCAACGCGCGTGAGACCATCCGACTCCTGACCGACGCGCATCAATTCTGTCATCGGCTCTTCCGCGAGATGGATTTCGCGATGCTCTACGATCCGGTGCGCAAACTGTTTTCGATCGGCCTGCGCGTGGGCGATCACACGCTGGATGCCGGATACTATGATCTCCTCGCCTCGGAAGCGCGCCTGACCAGCTTTATTGCGATCGCGAAAGGCGATGTCCCTGTCGCCCATTGGTTTCGACTCGGTCGCACGCTGACGGCCGTCCACCACGGCGCCGCGTTGGTGTCGTGGTCGGGCTCGATGTTCGAATATCTCATGCCGTCATTAGTGATGCAGACTCCGCGCGGCAGCCTGCTCGAGCAGACCTGCGCCATCGTCGTGCGGACCCAGATCGATTACGGCGACAGCCATCATGTGCCGTGGGGCATTTCCGAATCGGCGTATCACAAACGGGATGCCCACCTCACCTATCAATATTCCAACTTCGGCATTCCCGCCCTCGGCCTCAAACGCGGGTTGGGCGCTGATTTGGTGGTCGCACCCTACGCGACGTTTCTCGCCGCGTTGTTTGACGCGGGCGCCGCGGCCGCCAACCTGCGCCGCTTGGAACGCAAAGGGGCGTCCGGTCCGTACGGATTTTATGAAGCGCTCGATTTCACCGCCGCGCGGCTGCCGCCCGACCAACCCTTCGCCGTGATCAAGGCCTACATGGCGCATCATCAAGGGATGGCACTGGTCGCGCTGGCGAATGTGTTCGGCGACGGCGCCATGCAGCGGCGCTTTCATGCCGACCCGCTGATTCAAGCCACCGAGCTGCTGCTGCAGGAACGGACCCCGCGTAATGTCGGCACCATCCAACCGAACAACGAATCCTTCCAGTTGGCGATCGTGCGCGACAGCGCTTCGCCGGTCGTTCGCATCTATCACCGGCCCAACAGTCCGATTCCCTATACGCAGCTCCTCTCGGACGGCCAATACAGTGTGATGGTCACGTCCGCCGGTTCCGGCTTCAGCCGCTACAATGAGCTGGCCCTCACGCGCTGGCGCGAGGATGTCACGCAGGATCACTGGGGGAGCTATTGTTACCTCAAAGATACCGACTCGGGCCGCGTCTGGTCCGCGACGTATCAGCCCACCGGCGTCGTCGCCGATCAGTATGAAGTCCACTTCACCGAAGATCGCGCCCGCTTTTCGCGGGAAGACGACGGCATTGTGTGTGCGCTGGAAATCTATATCTCCCCGGAAGACAGCGCCGAAATCCGCCAACTCACCCTGACCAACACCGGCAGCGACACGCGCACGATTGAAGTCACCTCGTACGCCGAAATCGTCCTCAACACCCAAGCCGCCGACGTCGCCCATCCGGCGTTTTCGAACCTATTCGTGCAGACCGAGTTTGTCCCGGCGCTCAATGCGCTGGTCGCCACGCGCCGACCGCGCACCGCCGACGCGGCGACGCCCTGGATGGCGCAGGTGTTGTTAGACGATGCGCGCGTCTGCAGCCCCACCACCTATGAAACCGACCGCGCGCGTTTTCTGGGCCGCAGCCGCTCGGCACGGGACCCGCAAGCGGTGTATGACAATCAACCACTGACGAATACCGTCGGCGCGGTGCTCGACCCGATCTTTAGTCTGCGCACGACGGTCCGACTGGAGCCCGGCGTGCCGGTGCATCTCACCTGGTCGACGTGCGTAGCGCCCACGCGCGAGGAACTGCTCGATCGGGCGGAAAAATTTCGTGACCCGGCGACATTCGAACGCCTCACCAATTTGGCGTGGACGCAGGCTCAGGTCAAACTGCACTATCTGAATATCGAACCGGTCGAGGCGCATCAGTTTCAGCGCCTGGCCACGCGGCTCCTGTACTCCGATATGTCGTTGCGTCCCTCGAGCGACGTGCTGAAACGCAATACGAAAGATGTCACCGGTCTCTGGGCGCACAGCATCTCGGGCGATCTGCCGATCGTCCTACTCCGCATCGACGACATCGAAGAGCGAAACATCGTGCGGCAACTGCTCAAGGCACAAGAATATCTGGCCACGAAACGGCTCTCGGTCGATCTGGTGATTCTCAACGAAAAGGCCCACTCGTACTCGCAAGAGTTGCACAACGCGCTGGAAGCGATGGTCCATTCCAGCCGAGGCGTTGGCCACTCGCCGCTGCCGCAATCGCTCGGCAAGGTCTTTTTATTGCGCGCCGATCTGCTGCCGGCGGCGGACCTCGATCTGCTGAGTGCCGCCGCCCGCGCCACGTTTTCCAGCCACCTTGGCAGCCTGACCGAACAGGTCACCCGCATGCGCCAGGTGATTCCGACGCCGCCGACGCGCCATCAGCGCCGACTCCCGGTCCGTACCGGCACCACGCTGCCGCTGCCGACCCTCGAATTCTTCAACGGCCTCGGCGGATTTACCGCCGACGGACGCGAGTATGTCATCGTCCTCACCGGCCGCGACACCACCCCCGCGCCGTGGATCAACGTGCTCGCCAATGAACACTTCGGGTTCCAGGTCTCGGAAAGTGGGAGCGGTTATACCTGGTCGGGCAACAGCCGGGAGAATCAACTCACCCCGTGGAGTAACGACCCGGTGTGCGATCCCAGCGGCGAAACTTTCTATCTGCGGGATCGTGACAGCGGCGCGCTGTGGAGCCCGACGGCCCATCCGATTCGCCTGCCGGACACCGTCTACCTCGCCCGCCATGGTCAGGGCTACTCCCGCTTCGAGCTGCAGGCGCACGGCATCCACAGCGAGCTCACCCAATTCGTCGCAGGCGATGCGCCCGCCAAGGTGTCGCAACTGTGTCTCACCAACCACTCGTCGAAAACGCGGCGGCTGACGATCACCGCGTATGTCGAATGGGTCCTCGGATTCTCCCGCGCGACCATGGCGCCCAGCACCATCACCGCCTACGACGAGTCGCTGGATGCCGTGGTGGCGCACAACGTCCGCAGTCGCGAGTATGGCGAGCGGATCGCCTGGTTCACGCTACTGCATCAGCCGTTCTCTTACACCGGCGATCGCACCGAATTCATCGGCCGCAACGGCACGCTGCGCGAACCGGTCGGTCTATTCCACACCGACGGACTCTCCGGCCAAGTCGGCGCGGGTCTCGATCCCTGCGCCGCGCTCCAGACCGACATCGAACTCGCGCCCGGCGCCACGCTGCAGCTCTGCTTTGTCCTCGGCCAAGCGGAGGATCGCGCCGCCGCGCACGTCGCACTGACCGCGTTGCGGTCCCGCGATGCAGGCGAGATCCTTCAACAGGTCGTGGCCTCGTGGGACCAACTGCTCGGCGCGGTGCAGATTGACACCCCCGATCGCGCGCTGAATTTCATGATGAATCGTTGGTGGCTCTATCAAACCCTGGTCTGTCGCGTCTGGGCGCGTTCCGCGTTTTATCAAGCGGGCGGTGCGTTCGGCTTCCGCGATCAACTCCAGGATGTCATGGCCCTCACGCTCGCGCGCCCCGAGCTGGCGCGGAACCAGATCGTGCGCGCGGCCGGGCGCCAGTTCATCGCCGGCGATGTCCAACACTGGTGGCATCCGCCCACCGGCTGCGGCGTGCGCACCCATTTTTCGGATGACCTGCTGTGGCTCCCCTACGTCACGGCGCATTACGTCGCCGTCACCGGCGATACCGCCGTGCTGGACACCGACATCGCCTTTCTGGATGCGCCGCCGCTGCCGCGCGAGCAGGAAGATGCCTACGGCACGCCCACCGTGTCCGCCCACACCGCATCACTCTACGAACATTGTGCGCTCACCCTCGACCGCAGCCTGACCGTGGGCCGCCATGGCCTCCCGCTCATGGGCGGCGGCGATTGGAACGACGGGATGAATCGCGTGGGCCACCAGGGTCAGGGGGAAAGCGTGTGGCTGGCTTGGTTTCTCTACGCGAACCTCACGCAATTCGCGACGTTGGCCGCACAGCGCGGCGATAGCGAGCGCGCTACCCGATGGCGAATGCACGCGGCGCAACTCCAACACGCGGTGGAAGCAAAGGGTTGGGACGGCGCCTGGTATCGACGCGCGTTCTACGATGACGGCACACCGTTGGGCACCGCCAGTGATCACGAATGTCGCATCGATTCGCTCGCGCAAACCTGGGCCGTCATCTCGGGCGCCGCGGATCAGGCCCATGCCGCGCAGGCCATCGACTCATTGGAACAGATGTTACACCGGCCGGCGGACCAGCTGGCACTACTCTTCACTCCGCCGTTCGACACCACTCCACGCGATCCGGGATACATCAAAGGCTACCTGCCCGGCGTCCGCGAGAATGGCGGTCAGTATACGCACGCCGCGGCCTGGAGCGTCATCGCGCTGGCCCAGTTGGGGCGCGGCGATCGTGCGGTGGAACTCCTGTCGTGGTTGAATCCGGTCCATCATGCGCTGACGCGCGCCGCCGCGGAGCGCTACACGATCGAACCCTACGTCCTGGCCGGCGACGTGTATTCGGAACCGCCTCACACCGGACGCGGCGGCTGGAGCTGGTATACCGGGGCGGCGGGCTGGATGTATCGGGCGACACTCGAATACGTCTTGGGCTTCCGCGTCCACGGCAACACGCTCTGTCTCGCCCCGTGTCGCACGACCGTGTGGCCGCAGTGCACCATCACCTACCGACACGGCACCGCGACCTACACGATTCATCTCACCCATGCGCCGGCCGCGGCGAACGCGACACCGCACACCACCTTAGATGGACAGCCCGTCGCGCATCCGCACCACATCCCGCTCCAGGATGACGGCCGCGCCCATACAATTCACTGCGTGCTCGCCGGGCCCAGCGAATTGCCATGA